Proteins from a genomic interval of Zingiber officinale cultivar Zhangliang chromosome 2A, Zo_v1.1, whole genome shotgun sequence:
- the LOC122042511 gene encoding prostatic spermine-binding protein-like: MKAVGVAAAEEEREMEAGKKRLKEGEIKSVNGKAEVYDVDEDGEEPEDVVELDDDDDDDGNVEGDDDDDDDDDEEDGGDDEDDDDVEDVTPHGFQPQAQAVDEDDDDEEEEEEGAEGGGDGDDDDDESDDDDGEGEEEEEELGTEYLVQPVGRPEDEEDASDFVPVDETDEDEDIDAPGGFGGSGSVKDGTSSKRKRSAKDDSDDGDEDEDDDGEERPPKR, from the exons ATGAAGGCAGTAGGTGtggcggcggcggaggaggagagggagatggAAGCGGGGAAGAAGCGGCTGAAGGAGGGGGAGATTAAGTCGGTGAACGGAAAAGCCGAGGTATACGACGTCGATGAAGACGGGGAGGAACCGGAGGATGTCGTGGAGCTGGATGATGACGACGATGACGACGGCAACGTTGAAGGAGACGATGACGACGATGACGACGACGATGAGGAAGATGGTGGCGACGACGAAGACGACGACGATGTGGAGGATGTGACCCCCCATGGGTTTCAGCCCCAAGCGCAGGCGGTGGATGAGGACGACgatgatgaagaggaagaagaggaaggtgcAGAAGGCGGCGGCGATGGCGACGATGACGACGACGAAAGCGACGATGACGACGGCGAGGGCGAGGAAGAAGAG GAAGAGTTAGGGACTGAATATCTCGTGCAGCCGGTGGGTCGCCCCGAAGATGAGGAGGATGCGAGTGACTTCGTGCCTGTGGATGAAACAGACGAGGATGAAGACATTGATGCCCCAGGTGGCTTTGGCGGCAGTGGTTCTGTGAAGGATGGGACGTCCTCGAAGAGGAAGAGATCCGCAAAGGATGATTCAGATGATGGGGACGAGGATGAAGACGATGATGGTGAGGAGAGGCCGCCAAAGCGATAG
- the LOC122040114 gene encoding protein SENESCENCE-ASSOCIATED GENE 21, mitochondrial-like gives MSQALRVQQIAMARISINPAASTVLSLRRRAFAVVAAEERRAPATGGAMEGRVTSAAAEKVYWMKDPKTGNWMPEDRFGDVDVAEQRARLLSCWPAGRASN, from the exons ATGTCTCAGGCCCTGAGAGTTCAACAGATTGCAATGGCTCGTATCAGTATCAACCCCGCAGCGTCCACCGTCCTCTCTCTCAG AAGGCGGGCATTTGCCGTGGTGGCGGCGGAGGAGCGGCGAGCACCGGCGACGGGAGGGGCGATGGAGGGGAGAGTGACTTCGGCGGCGGCGGAGAAGGTGTACTGGATGAAGGACCCGAAGACGGGGAACTGGATGCCGGAGGATCGGTTCGGCGACGTGGACGTGGCTGAGCAGCGAGCACGGCTTCTCAGCTGCTGGCCTGCGGGCAGAGCAAGCAACTGA